One Phragmitibacter flavus genomic window, GCTGGATTCGTCGGTGTCGATGAGTGCGTTTAAGGAGTCGACGCGAAGGATGTTGGAGGAGGGGTTGAAGGATTGGGCGAAGGGCGCGGTGCGGACGGACTGGCATGTGTTGGAGACGGATGGTCGCAAGAAGACGCTGTATGCGGGGGAGGACTGGCGCGGGGTGTTGTCGGCTTTTGATGAGTGGCGGCCGATGATGGGGACGCATGAGGTGGAGGAGGTGTTACTGGTGGCGCGCGGGTTGGTGAAGGAGGCGGGCATGGTGGTGCTGGTGACGGATCATGCGATGGAGGTGGCGTCGGATGTGGCGGTGGTTTCGGCGGGGGAGAAGATGGAGAATGTGGGGTTTGCGGGTGGGGATGCGAAGGTGGGGGGTGGGGGGGGGATGCGCTGGCAGGTGTTGGTGAAAAATTATGGGGAACGGGTGGCGACGAGGGCGTGGTGGGTGGAGCGGGAAGGATTGCCGGAGGGGCGGCGGGAATCGGTGATATTGCAGCCGGGGCAGACACTGGTGTTGTCAGGGGAGTTGCCACCTGGGGAAAGGCGGATGTGGTTGAGGCTGGAGGGGGATGGGTTTGTTTGGGACGATGCGATGCCTTTGCAATTGCCGGTGGAGAGGGTGTTGAAGGTGGATTTTCGATTGGGGAATCGGGAGGGGGAGGTGTTGCGCAAGATGGTGGAGTCGCTGCCACATGTGGCGGTGGGGAATGGTGATGAAGCGATGACGGTGGCGGAGGTGGGGACGATGGTGGTGGGGAATGCGATTCAGGTGGTGACGGGTGGTGGTGGTGGTGAAGGGGGCGGGAGACTGGATGGGGCATTTACGGTGGCGGAGGATCATGGGCTGACGCGCGGATTGAACTGGATGGGGTTGCTGACGAACAAACCGAGGGAGCTGACGTTGACGGCGATGGATGAGCCGTTGTTGTGGAAGTCGGACCGGGTGCTGGCGATGGTGCGGACGGAGGTGGGTGCGGATGGTCGGCGCTGGAGGCGCTTGATTTTGAACTGGGATCTGGCGGGGTCGAATGCGATGCGGCATCCGGCGGTGCTGGTGATGTTGCACCGTTTTGTGGAGGAGGTGAGGCAGGGGTTGCGCGAGCCGTGGTCGGGGAATTTTGAGGTGGGTCAGGTCTTGAAGGTGGAAGCGCTGGGGACGGGATTGACGATTAAGGTGGGGGATGAGCAGATGGCGTTTGAGGGACGGGTGTCGGAGGAAGTGGGCTTCTTTGAGGTGGGTTTGGGCGATGAGATTTTGGTGAGTGGGGCGGCGGGGTTTGCGGATGCGCGGGAGGCGGATTTTTCGAAGTCGGAGGCGCTGGATACGGCGAAGGATCGGCAGTGGGAGGCGGCGCTGAAACAGACAGAGGCGGATCCGTGGATGCCGCTTTGGGTGTTGGGAATTTTGGGATGTTTGTTAGGAAGTTGGTATCGAAAGGCCCGGGCCGTGGACTGAAAACTGAACTCGATTTTTACCGATGCGCTTTGCTTCTCCTGAATGGTTTTTGATGATCCCGCTGTTGCTGGCGATGGGGTGGTTTTGGCGTGGGTTGAAGTTGGGGAAACCGTTGCGGGCGTTGTGTTTGTTGTTGGTGGTTTTGTTGCTGGCTCAGCCGCAGATGCGCCGGTTTGGGGATGGGCTGGATTTATGGGTGCTCGTTGATCGGTCGGAGTCGGCGGGCGATGTGTTGGGACCAAAGCTGGGGGAATGGGAGACGATTTTGGAGCGGTCGAAGGGGGCGGGTGACCGGTTGTTTTTTGTCGATTTCGCAGATGAAGCGGTTAAGCGCGGGGCGCAAATGCGGTCGGGTCTGGGCCAGGACGGGATGACGTATGCAGGGGGGAGGTCGGCGACGCGGGTGAAGAGTGCGGTGCAGCATGTGCTGGCGCAGGTGGAGGAGGGGCGGGCGTCGCGATTGCTTGGTTTTTCGGATGGTTATAGCACGGAGCCGCTGGATGGGTTGGGGGAGAGGCTGGCGGAGGATGAGGTGGCGTTGGACTACCGGCTGGCAGGGGAAATGGCGGGGGAGGATTTTCGGGTGGCGTCGTTTTTGCTGCCGCGCAGGGTGCAGTTGAGTGAGGCGTTTTTAGCAGAGGTGGTGGTGTTGGGGTCGAGTTCGAGTTCGGTAGACGGGGTCGTGCCGGTGGAGTTGATGCGCAATGGGGTGTCGATTGGCAGACGCGACGTGGAGATGGTGAATGGGGTGGGAAGGTTGCGATTTACGGATCGGCTGGGAGCGGCGGGCGCGTTTCGTTATGAGGTGAGGTTGATGGCGGATCGCGAACGGGATGCGCATCCGGGGAACAATTTTGCGGCGCAGTGGGTGGAGGTGCAGGGGGGACCGCGGGTGGTGCTGGCGACGGGTTATGCGGATGATCCGATGGCGACGGTGTTGAGGGCGCAGGGGTTTGAGGTGACGGTGGTGACGGAAATTGGGGCGTTGGGAGTCGGGATGTTGAGCGGGACGAAGGTGGTGATTTTAAACAATGTGCCGGCTTATGAGATGAAGGCGGAGTTTGTGAAGGGATTGGATTTTTTTGTGAATGAGCAGGGGGGCGGGTTGGTGATGATCGGCGGGAAACGCAGTTTTGCAGCGGGCGGATGGTTTGGATCGCCGGTGGAGCCACTCTTGCCGGTGAGCATGGAGTTGAAGCAGGAGCATCGGAAGCTGGCGGTGGCGATGGCGATCGTGATGGACCGGTCGGGAAGCATGGCGATGACGGCACCGGGGACTTCGTTGTTGAAAATGCAGCTGGCGAATGAGGGGGCGGCGCGGGCGATTGAGTTGTTGGGCGACAATGACATGGTGACCATTTTTGCGGTCGACAGCACCGCGCATCAGGTGACGCCGTTGGTGGCGGTGGGGAAGAATCGGGGCACGTTGCAGAACGCGGCGCGCCGGGTCCAGAGCATGGGTGGGGGGATTTTTGTTTATCAGGGGTTGAAGGCGGCGTGGGCGGAGTTGAAGAAGGCGCCGGTGGGGCAGCGGCATATCATTTTGTTTGCCGATGCTGCGGATGCGGAGGAGCCGGGGGAGTATGTGCAATTGCTGGCGGAGATGAAGAGGGAGAAGGCGACGGTGAGTGTGATCGGATTGGGATCGGACAAGGATGCGGATGCGGCGTTTTTGGAGGATGTGGCGAAGCGCGGGGAGGGGCGGATTTTTTTCAATGCGAATGCAGGAGAGCTGCCGGCTTTGTTCGCACAGGAGACGGTGGCGGTGGCGCGGTCGGCTTTTGTGGAGGAGCCGGTGGAGGTGAAAGGGACGCCGGGTTGGATGGAGATGGCGGCGGGTTCGATGAACTGGCTGCCGCAGGCGGATGGGTATAACTTGAGTTATCTTCGGCCGGGGGCGACGCAGGCGGCGGTGAGTGGGGATGAGTATGCGGCGCCGTTGGTGGCGTTCTGGCAGCGTGGGGCGGGCAGGGTGGCGTCGGTGTCGTTTCCGCTGGGCGGGGAGTTTTCAGCGAAGACGCGAGGCTGGGAGGGATATGGCGGATTTGCGCAGAGTTTGACCCGCTGGTTGATGGGGGAGAAGGAGCCGCCGGGGATGGGGTTGCGGACCACGATGGAGGGGAGCAAACTGCGGGCGGATTTGTTTTTTGATGAGAGTTGGAATGAGCGGATCAGTGCCGCAGGACCCGAGTTGGTGCTGGCTCAGGGGGAGGCGGGGGAGGCGCGCAAGGTGGCTTGGGAGCGGCTGGAGCCGGGGCATTTCCGCGCGGTGATGGAAGTGAAGGGCACGGATTTTGTGCGTGGCGCGGTGCAGGTCGGAGGGGTGGCATTTCCTTTTGGACCGGTGAATGCGGTGACGAATCCGGAGTGGTCTTTTGACAAGTCGCGGATCAAGGAATTGCGCGAGTTAAGTGCGCGCAGCGGGGGCGGGGAGCGGGTGGATTTGAGCGATGTCTGGCATGCGCCGCGACCACCGGCATGGAGGGAGGTTCGGGCGTGGTTGTTGATGGCGCTGTTGGGGGTTTTGTTGCTGGAGGCTTGGCAGACGCGGACGGGATGGGGACTGCGGCGAGGGTAGATGAAACAAGGCCCGGGACGGACCTTCTACATTCAATAAGGGGTGGCGCGTTCGGCGGTTCGTTCGATGCGGTTGCCGAGATGTTGGACGTCTTCGCCGAGGCCTTGAGTGGTGCG contains:
- a CDS encoding vWA domain-containing protein, which codes for MRFASPEWFLMIPLLLAMGWFWRGLKLGKPLRALCLLLVVLLLAQPQMRRFGDGLDLWVLVDRSESAGDVLGPKLGEWETILERSKGAGDRLFFVDFADEAVKRGAQMRSGLGQDGMTYAGGRSATRVKSAVQHVLAQVEEGRASRLLGFSDGYSTEPLDGLGERLAEDEVALDYRLAGEMAGEDFRVASFLLPRRVQLSEAFLAEVVVLGSSSSSVDGVVPVELMRNGVSIGRRDVEMVNGVGRLRFTDRLGAAGAFRYEVRLMADRERDAHPGNNFAAQWVEVQGGPRVVLATGYADDPMATVLRAQGFEVTVVTEIGALGVGMLSGTKVVILNNVPAYEMKAEFVKGLDFFVNEQGGGLVMIGGKRSFAAGGWFGSPVEPLLPVSMELKQEHRKLAVAMAIVMDRSGSMAMTAPGTSLLKMQLANEGAARAIELLGDNDMVTIFAVDSTAHQVTPLVAVGKNRGTLQNAARRVQSMGGGIFVYQGLKAAWAELKKAPVGQRHIILFADAADAEEPGEYVQLLAEMKREKATVSVIGLGSDKDADAAFLEDVAKRGEGRIFFNANAGELPALFAQETVAVARSAFVEEPVEVKGTPGWMEMAAGSMNWLPQADGYNLSYLRPGATQAAVSGDEYAAPLVAFWQRGAGRVASVSFPLGGEFSAKTRGWEGYGGFAQSLTRWLMGEKEPPGMGLRTTMEGSKLRADLFFDESWNERISAAGPELVLAQGEAGEARKVAWERLEPGHFRAVMEVKGTDFVRGAVQVGGVAFPFGPVNAVTNPEWSFDKSRIKELRELSARSGGGERVDLSDVWHAPRPPAWREVRAWLLMALLGVLLLEAWQTRTGWGLRRG
- a CDS encoding entericidin A/B family lipoprotein translates to MNTKRSLILLFLAIGTLTLSQCRTTQGLGEDVQHLGNRIERTAERATPY
- a CDS encoding BatA domain-containing protein → MLANSAGLWALLAVPVILWIHFLQERSRRVRVSTLFLLDRVAPESVGGARFEKLRNSLPLWLQILAALMLTWVLCEPRWMKEDSRQTVVVVLDSSVSMSAFKESTRRMLEEGLKDWAKGAVRTDWHVLETDGRKKTLYAGEDWRGVLSAFDEWRPMMGTHEVEEVLLVARGLVKEAGMVVLVTDHAMEVASDVAVVSAGEKMENVGFAGGDAKVGGGGGMRWQVLVKNYGERVATRAWWVEREGLPEGRRESVILQPGQTLVLSGELPPGERRMWLRLEGDGFVWDDAMPLQLPVERVLKVDFRLGNREGEVLRKMVESLPHVAVGNGDEAMTVAEVGTMVVGNAIQVVTGGGGGEGGGRLDGAFTVAEDHGLTRGLNWMGLLTNKPRELTLTAMDEPLLWKSDRVLAMVRTEVGADGRRWRRLILNWDLAGSNAMRHPAVLVMLHRFVEEVRQGLREPWSGNFEVGQVLKVEALGTGLTIKVGDEQMAFEGRVSEEVGFFEVGLGDEILVSGAAGFADAREADFSKSEALDTAKDRQWEAALKQTEADPWMPLWVLGILGCLLGSWYRKARAVD